TCGAGCCCGGCGCGCATCTTGCGGTAGCCCAGGTAGACCATGGCCTGGGGCAGTACGCGGTACTCCAGCGCGGAGCTCAGGTAGGCGAACTTGTCTGCGTCGCCGAAGGTAACCACGTCCGGCGAAAAGAATCCCTCCAGCGATACTCCGATACGCGGCCACGGCGGAGGCACGAACCGGAGCTGTCCGCCCAGCGTCAGCGCGAACAGGCTGACGTCGTCCCGCCCGTCCACGTCGGCGTTGGCACCGAACAGTTTCAGGCCGAGACCGGCGTCGAGGCCCGGCGTACGGCTGCCCGCCTCCGCCACCAGCTGCGCCCCGAACATCCCTACGATAGCATCATCGGTGGTATAGACCAATCCCAGGTCGACTTCCTTGCTGCCGAATCCGCTGCTGTCGCGGTCCAGAATGATGTATCTGAACTGCGCGCTGTCATTACTGACGTTGAGATCGAGCGTCTGCGCCGGGACGGCCGCGGCGCAGGTCAGCAGCACGGCGGCAACCACGCTGCGCATAAGGGATGAAGCTGTTCCGTTCATTAAGTCGACCTTGGTTGGTGTTGCGCCTCGAGATGAGTAAACCTCTGCCCGAGCGCATGAATTTTCCCGACAAGCGCGCAATTTATCACAAGGTGCGGCGCATTCCAAAGCGCGCGGCCACCATCCGGGTGTTCCGGAATCAGCCGCGGATCGATGCCGCTCGCGCGCAGACCCACGCCGCCACGCGCCGCGCACCGGCGCGCCTCAATGCCAGCGCCAGCGCCTCAAGCGTGCTGCCGGTGGTCATCACGTCGTCGATCAGCGCAACATCCGCGCCGGCCAGTGCGGATGACACGCTGAACGCCCGCCTGACGTTCCGGCGCCGCTCGTCCGCCTTCAAACCGGTCTGTTCCGCAGTCGCACGCGTGCGCAGGCAACTGCTGCGATCGAGCGGGATCCCGAAATGCGCCGCCAGCGGTCGCGCAAGTTCCACCGCCTGATTGAATCCACGCTCGGCCAGGCGGCGAGGATGGAGTGGCACCGGAAGGATCACGTGTGGAAGACGAATCCTGCGCCGCTCGAGCTCAATCGCCATGATTTTCCCCAGGGTACGCGCGTAAGCCAGGTGGCCGTCAAATTTCAGGCGCCTGATCATGACGCCGGCCGGCTCCCTGTAGTCGAAGATCGCCACCGCCTCTTCATACGGTGGCGACGCCTCCAGGCAGTGGCCGCAAATCCCGTCCGACGACAGCGGTATCGCGCAGCGCGTACAGGCTGCACCCTGATACGGCAGGTCCGCAAGACAGCCCGGACACAGCCCGAGATCACCGCAGCCCTGGCCGCAGAGCGCACACCGGGACCGCCCGGAACCGGTGACGGCCCGCATCCATCCGTAAACCATCAGACTCCTCCCTGAGTTGACAGCCGG
Above is a genomic segment from Gammaproteobacteria bacterium containing:
- a CDS encoding ComF family protein — encoded protein: MVYGWMRAVTGSGRSRCALCGQGCGDLGLCPGCLADLPYQGAACTRCAIPLSSDGICGHCLEASPPYEEAVAIFDYREPAGVMIRRLKFDGHLAYARTLGKIMAIELERRRIRLPHVILPVPLHPRRLAERGFNQAVELARPLAAHFGIPLDRSSCLRTRATAEQTGLKADERRRNVRRAFSVSSALAGADVALIDDVMTTGSTLEALALALRRAGARRVAAWVCARAASIRG